Part of the Woronichinia naegeliana WA131 genome, TACCTTTAGGATCACTGAGGGAACTTTTAGGATTTCCCATCCAATTTTCATACAATTCTGACTCCATGCCCTGACCCGCATCGATAATGAATAAACGATATCGAGACTCATCTATTTGACTGACAACTTCCACCGTTGAACCAGGGAGAGAATAACGGAAGGCGTTATCACTTAATTCTTCTATAATTTTTTTGAAATTGGTTTCAGATAAGGCAATCTTGGTATCCTGCAAGGTCAGTTTTAAATCTCGTAGGCGTTGATATTGTTGAGCTTTTAACTGGGCAACTTTAGTAATTACAGCACTGGGAAAACATTGACTGCGTTTGCTTTGATAGGCTTCTCTCATCTTTGGATTGCTGGCAATCATCTCTAGTTGGGAATAGAGAGAGAGATTAATAAATAGGCGATGAATTTCGACCGAGTTATTTTCGATTTTCTCAGCGATTTCCTCAATCTCCTGAACGGTTAGGTTATCACTTAACTGCTTGAGAGTATTGGCAACACTGTGTAAGGGAGAGATCAGATTATTTAATCTTTTGGGCAGCGATCGCGTTAGACGATAACGAAAATCACTCAATTCCTGTTGAGCTTCTTCTTGTAAGCTGGCCTTTTTATCTAAGCGCAGACGAATTGAGAGTAACAGAGCCTTGATACTGTAGGGCTTGATTAAATAATCATCGGCCCCTAAATCCATGCCAGCTCTTAATGATTCTAGCTCCGATTTAGCAGTTAGAAAAATTAAGGGAATATTTTTGGTAGAGGGATTTTGTCTGAGGTTTTGTAAGACTTCATAACCATCCATTTCTGGCATCATGACATCACAGAGAATCAGATCAGGAAGATGAGTTTGGGCTATTAATAGGCCCTCTTTGCCATTACTTGCCTCTAAGATCTGAAAACTCTCCAATTCTAGAATGTCCTGAAGATTTTTTCTAACTAAAAGATCATCCTCAATCAGTAGAATAGTCGTGGTCATGTTGCCTCTATGAAAATTAATTAAAACAGGCTAGGCTGATGTTTAATACCAACATTTAGGTTAATAGCCAAGCTTTTACCCGTTGCAAATTTTTCCAGTCTGGTTTTCGTTCTAGACCATCTTCAATGTTGTCGGCCACGGTTTGGTAGATTTCCTTATCTAAGGACATAATTTGACCTGCCAGTTCCACATGGGGACGCACACCAGGACGATTATTTTCTAACATTGCCAGCACTAAATTGACCTGGGCTTGGGGATGTTTGGCATCAATCTTAACGCTTTTCTGGGCTGCTTTTAGGGCCGCTTGTGGTTTGTCGGCAAGCAGATATAGCCAGGCCAAACAGGCCCACACGGTGGCATTGCGAGGGGCGCGATCGCAAATATCTTTAAATACTGGAATGAGGGTGATTGGATCTTCTCCGGCTTTATAACGTTCTAGCCCTTGTTCAAAGTCTTGTACTACCAATTCAACGGTTTCAGTCATAGGTAACGAGTAAGGTTCAGTAGGGAAAAATAAGCAGAAAAAAGAGGACGTGATGGACTGTCCCCTATCTACCATACTGGATCACGAAGCATCCTTAAACCCCAAAGGATTTTCCACAGCCACAGGTTTGATTGGCATTGGGATTGGTGAACTGGAAACCGCCGCCGATCATAGCGTTGCTATAGTCCAGCATCAGACCGTAGAGATAAAGTAAACTTTTGCGATCGCAAACAATCTTAAACCCATCGTATTCAAAGACTTCATCATGTTCCGTAGTCTTGCTAGGGTCTTCAAAATCCATCAAGTAGGACATACCGGAACAACCACCTTGACGCACTCCCACCCGCAAACAAAGGTCTTGACCCTGTTGTTCTCGTAACATCAGGACGTGTCTCAGGGCAGTTTCACTCAGTTGGATTCCTTGACGTTTGGTTTCTGTGGCTTGGGTCATACTATTTATATCTCCTAAATCCTGGTGTCGAGGAATGGACAAGATCTTATTTTAACAAGGGTATCCCTCTATAGTAGCGAGTTTGGCCGGAGAAAGACCAATCTCAACCGAATTGCTCGGTATGGCCTGAAGGCGATCGCTTAACTGGACATGTTTGTAGTACGACACGAAATCGAAGTAACTGAGATAGTCGTCGCCTTGTCCAGAAAAACTATAATCAAACAGTTGAGCGGGTGTGACCTTTAGTTGATGAAGGAAAAGAAAAGTGTTAACATGAGATGAAAAGTGACAAAGAGGAAACAATGATGACAGCAAAACTAATTAATGTAGAGGGTTCAAAGATAAAAATAGAACTAACATTAGAACTCAGTCGTTCAATGTTGGATACAGAAATAAATATTCAAAAAGGCTTAAACGAAGTAGGTTGCATCGCCAGCAAAGAAGCCTTGAAATATTTAGATACAGATGGTTCACCCTTAAAAATCGGTGAAGAAATCTGGAAGAGTAAGGGAGAGCAACCGAAAGAATATCAAACACCTTATGGTGAGGTTATAGTGAATCGTCATGTATATCAGCGTTCACCTTTGAGGAAAAACGTATTGCCCCTTAGAAAGAGAAGCAAGGATAATCATAACATCAACGCCATTATTGGCAAAACAGGTATCCTCAAAAATGTCAGGGATGGCAGGCAAAGAGGTGAAAAATGATTTATTAGAAAATCATGGTAGAAAAGTAGCGCTATCCTATATCCAAAGATTGAGTGAAGCAGTAGGAAGTGTGGTACAGGCAAAAGAAGAAGCGTGGAGTTATGCCCCGCCCAAGGAGGATAGCCAAATTGCAACAGTGGGAATAGGATTAGATGGAACCTGTATGCTGATGTGTGAGGATGGCTACCGTGAAGCAATGGTGGGAACCGTTTCCCTATACGATAGTGAGGGAGAACGTCAACAGACAATCTATCTAGGTGCGGCACCAGAGTACGGAAAAAAGAGTTTTCTAGAAAGATTGGAAAGAGAAATTGAGCGAGCGAAAAACCGTTATCCAGAGGCAAAATTTGTCGGTATAGCAGATGGTGCAGAATCAAATTGGAAGTTTTTAGAAAAGCAGACGGAAGAACAGATATTAGATTTCTATCATGCCTCTGGTTACTTAGGAGCGTTGGCAGAAGCGTTGCATCCGAATACCGTGTCAAAACAAAAAGAATGGTTGACTGAAAATTGTCGAGAACTCAAGCATGAAAAAGGAAAAGCAGGAGAACTGCTAAATCTGATGAAAGAAGTCAAAGAAGAAAAAAGTCATTCTAAGAATCTTACCGAGAAACTACAAGCGGCGATTACTTATTACGAGAATCATCAGCATCAAATGGATTATGCTGAATACTTAGAGAAAAAGTATCCGATTGGTTCAGGTGTTACGGAAGCAGCTTGTAAGACGTTGGTCAAACAACGATTATGTTGTTCAGGAATGCGATGGAAGGAAAAAGGAGCAGGAATTATTTTGAGCCTACGAGCTTTGGTATTGACCAAGGAACGATGGAGTCAATTTTGGGCAAAACTTGATCAATATGGGTTCCCTGTAGAACCCTGATTACAACAGCTTTTATCAACTAAAGGTCGCACCCAGTTGAGCAATTAAGTTTTTTATATTGCTTCGTGAGTACCTCGTGGGTAAAGCAGTTCTGATTTACCGACGCGACGAAATTCTTTGGAGATGGAGAGATGCCAGTCAAAATTGCGATCGCCCAAATTCACGTTGCGCCTGGTCAGCGAGTCAGGCTGGAAAATATTAGCTGGCAAGAATTTGAAGAGACGTTAGAAGATTTAGGAGAGCATCGTCATTCCCATATCGCCTATTACCAAGGAGTTTTAGAGCTTCGGATGCCATTACCAGGACACGAACGAACAAAAGTTTTGATTTCTCACTTGTTAGTGATTTTATTGGATGAGTTAAATTTAGAGTGGGAATCCTTGGGATCAACTACCTTTAAAAGTCCAACAATGCAGGCCGGGATTGAACCTGATGATTGTTTTTATATTCAGAATTATCAGGCCATGATTGGGAAACAGCGACTGGATCTGGCCGTTGCTCCTGTCCCTGATTTGGCAATTGAAGTAGATTTAACATCAATGACGCAAATCAGTGCCTATGAAGCCTTGGCAATAGCTGAAATTTGGCGTTATGAAAGGGGCAAATTAGAGATTAGTGTCTTGGAAAACGGGCGATATATTAATGTTTTAACCAGTAAAATTTTTCCTTCTATACCTGTCATTGAGGGAATTTCTGAGTTTGTAGAAAAAAGTGAGGAGAGGCCGATGAGTGCCTTGGGACGGGAATTTCGCCAATGGCTAAAGGATTATTGTTTGTAAGCCGGTCAATATTCATGCTTCTGAAGTCTGGAAGTCTTGGGAGATCGCTGCTCTGAGCCTAGCAATCATCTCCCTCGCCCTAGAAAGACGGGTTTTAAAACCCATTTCTCTGATAATCTAGAACTGTATGCGTAATCATGATGACCTAAGCCTCCTTGAGGATCACTTCGATGACCCGTTAGAGCAGCTTGATGCTGATAACCTGGCGGACTCTCCTCCCCCTGATCCAGAAATAATGTTGTCGCTTCTGGCCGATCCGGATGCGTCTCAACGGATGCTGGCTGCACGAGCTTTTTGTGAATTACAGGATGAGCGATCAATCCCTACTCTGATTCAACTATTGGGAGATATTTGCCCTCTAGTGCGAGTCAGTACAGCCTACGCTTTGGGCAGAAATACCCATGTAGATGCGGTGGAGCCTTTGATTCACCTTTTAGCAACGGATTGGAATGGCTATGTCCGCAAAGGTGTGGTTTGGGCCCTGGGGAATTGCCGCGATCGCCGGGCCTTACAACCCTTGATCCACGCCTTAAAAACAGATATTTCTGCGGTGCGTCTATGGGCGGCAAGTAGTTTACCCCCGATTGCCAGTTTGGCCTACGAAGATGTCATTTCAACCATTCCTCCTATTATTGAGGCTCTGCGTCGAGATAAGATGTCTGCGGTTCGGAGTAACTGTGCCTGGGCGATCGGCCAACTCTGCCGAGAATTACCGTCTAACGTCGTCTATGCAACGGCGATCGATGCTTTACTTGAGGCTTTGGTAGAGGATGAGGATTTTGGGGTAAAAGAAGATGCTAAGGCTTCCCTGTTGCGGTTAGGTGATCCGAGGGGATTACAAATGATTGAAGATTTGGAATTGGAAGGATTGATTTAAGTTTTTGTTTTAAGTTCTGACTCTGTAGAACAGTGTAAACCCTGGCTAAACATTAAGACAATCATGACCAAACCGTTAATTTTGGGAGTCAGTGGAGCTTCTGGCTTGATCTATGCTGTTCGTACCATCAAATACTTATTGGAAGCCGATTACGCTATTGAATTAGTGGCATCCAAAGCAACCTATCAGGTTTGGCAAGCTGAACAAGCGATCCGAATGCCCTCTGAACCCGAAGCTCAGGAAGAATTTTGGCGATCGCAGTCTGGTGTGATCAGTCAGGGAAAATTGCATTGTCACCGTTGGGGAGATGTGGGAGCAACCATTGCCAGTGGTTCTTTTCGTACCTTGGGAATGATTGTCATTCCTTGCAGTATGAGTACGGTGGCCAAACTGGCAGCCGGTTTAAGTTCGGATTTATTGGAAAGAGCGGCAGATGTGCAAATCAAGGAAAGCCGTCCTCTGGTGATTGTGCCCCGTGAAACCCCTTTTAGTGTTATCCATTTACGGAATTTAACGACCTTAGCGGAGGCAGGCGTGAGGATTGTTCCCGCTATTCCGGCCTGGTATCATCATCCCCAATCCATAGAAGATTTAGTAGATTTTGTTGTGGCTAGGACTCTGGATCAATTAGAGATTGATTGTGTTCCTCTTCAACGTTGGCAAGGATCATCATTGTGAGGTGTAAAAACGCGATCGCACTTTCACATTCCAGCCAGGAGACGGCGATCGCACTAGATTGGTTTGTTTTTTGAACAAAAGGGGGAGAAATTTTAGATTTATCGCCATACAGAGATTTTCATTACGTCAAAATGATAGTCATAAGTCCAGACAGGTATATTTAATTCATCGGCTAAGATAGCAGTAAGAGCATCAACAATGGTAATGGTTTGATCGGGAAATTGTTGAACTTTTTTAATGGCTTTTAAATATTGTTCTTCTGTGGGGTTGAGTAGATTAGCAGACTCTAAGCAATTTTGGCTAAAACGAGTTGCTTGTTCAAATCCTAAGCGATATAAAGTTAGGCTATAGGCTTCAATATAAACAGGAAAAGAAACAACAACAATTAATTTTTCTGTGGCAATACGTTGAATTTCTGCTTGTGCTCTAGCATGAAATTGATCGCTAGTATCTATGGCTCCATAGAGGGGTGTGGTATCGGCAAGAATGGCTTTCAAGATTCGGTCTGATTCAGTTTTTGAGAGAGGATAAATTCGTTTAAAACAACATCGTGATTGATAGCGGTATCATTATAGCCACTACCGATGGGAGCGGGATCAAGATGAAATGTTTTTCGCGGTTTGGTTAAATAGCCTTTAGCGATTAGAAAGGATTCTAAGGCCGTTTGGACGGTATCAGCAGAGGATGTTTGCTGTTCTTGGGTATAGGTTGTGAGGGCATTAAGGATGGGTAAGGGGAGATCAAGGGTTATTTGGGGCATCGTTATCAATTTTTTGTTGTTTAAAAATTCTAGCATCTTGCCGATAATCATTAATCGCTCTTATCGAGCATCATTAAACTGACAATGATCGCTTTTTTATCTTTTGTTTAAGAATGATTGCTTTTTTAATTTTTAACAACAGGGGAAGG contains:
- a CDS encoding HEAT repeat domain-containing protein encodes the protein MRNHDDLSLLEDHFDDPLEQLDADNLADSPPPDPEIMLSLLADPDASQRMLAARAFCELQDERSIPTLIQLLGDICPLVRVSTAYALGRNTHVDAVEPLIHLLATDWNGYVRKGVVWALGNCRDRRALQPLIHALKTDISAVRLWAASSLPPIASLAYEDVISTIPPIIEALRRDKMSAVRSNCAWAIGQLCRELPSNVVYATAIDALLEALVEDEDFGVKEDAKASLLRLGDPRGLQMIEDLELEGLI
- a CDS encoding Uma2 family endonuclease, which produces MPVKIAIAQIHVAPGQRVRLENISWQEFEETLEDLGEHRHSHIAYYQGVLELRMPLPGHERTKVLISHLLVILLDELNLEWESLGSTTFKSPTMQAGIEPDDCFYIQNYQAMIGKQRLDLAVAPVPDLAIEVDLTSMTQISAYEALAIAEIWRYERGKLEISVLENGRYINVLTSKIFPSIPVIEGISEFVEKSEERPMSALGREFRQWLKDYCL
- a CDS encoding PIN domain-containing protein, which encodes MKAILADTTPLYGAIDTSDQFHARAQAEIQRIATEKLIVVVSFPVYIEAYSLTLYRLGFEQATRFSQNCLESANLLNPTEEQYLKAIKKVQQFPDQTITIVDALTAILADELNIPVWTYDYHFDVMKISVWR
- a CDS encoding UbiX family flavin prenyltransferase → MTKPLILGVSGASGLIYAVRTIKYLLEADYAIELVASKATYQVWQAEQAIRMPSEPEAQEEFWRSQSGVISQGKLHCHRWGDVGATIASGSFRTLGMIVIPCSMSTVAKLAAGLSSDLLERAADVQIKESRPLVIVPRETPFSVIHLRNLTTLAEAGVRIVPAIPAWYHHPQSIEDLVDFVVARTLDQLEIDCVPLQRWQGSSL
- a CDS encoding iron-sulfur cluster assembly accessory protein, coding for MTQATETKRQGIQLSETALRHVLMLREQQGQDLCLRVGVRQGGCSGMSYLMDFEDPSKTTEHDEVFEYDGFKIVCDRKSLLYLYGLMLDYSNAMIGGGFQFTNPNANQTCGCGKSFGV
- a CDS encoding response regulator codes for the protein MTTTILLIEDDLLVRKNLQDILELESFQILEASNGKEGLLIAQTHLPDLILCDVMMPEMDGYEVLQNLRQNPSTKNIPLIFLTAKSELESLRAGMDLGADDYLIKPYSIKALLLSIRLRLDKKASLQEEAQQELSDFRYRLTRSLPKRLNNLISPLHSVANTLKQLSDNLTVQEIEEIAEKIENNSVEIHRLFINLSLYSQLEMIASNPKMREAYQSKRSQCFPSAVITKVAQLKAQQYQRLRDLKLTLQDTKIALSETNFKKIIEELSDNAFRYSLPGSTVEVVSQIDESRYRLFIIDAGQGMESELYENWMGNPKSSLSDPKGNLEGFGLVIAKYLVELNGGQLHIESIPQKQTIVHLTFSLIS